One Lentibacillus cibarius DNA window includes the following coding sequences:
- a CDS encoding cysteine desulfurase family protein: MERIYMDHAATTPMDRRVAEVMTPVFTDVFGNPSSVHAYGRSARQYLDKARRTMAQSINSDEKEIIFTSGGTEADNLAIIGTAMANRHKGNHIITTVQEHHASLHAAQHLEKQGFRVTYLSVNENGIISIDELKHALTDETIVVSVMFVNNETGVIQPIEAIAEVLQDHQAYLHTDAVQAFGLLDIDVKQVDIDLMTVSAHKLNGPKGIAFLYVKDGTALSTLQFGGEQERKRRPGTENVPATVGFQKAVELIMQERMERKQTYQRYKDLFMEQLARNGVNFTVNGNVDQTIASIVNISFPGTNVESLLTNFDLDGIAASSGSACTAGSVEPSHVLAAMYGQEDDRTTNSIRFSFGSFNTDENVSEAADRVAKIVKRLTK, translated from the coding sequence ATGGAACGTATTTATATGGACCATGCAGCAACAACCCCTATGGACCGGCGGGTTGCCGAGGTGATGACGCCTGTATTTACTGATGTTTTCGGCAATCCGTCAAGTGTCCATGCATATGGGCGGTCAGCACGGCAATATCTTGACAAAGCAAGACGAACAATGGCTCAGAGTATCAATTCCGATGAAAAAGAGATTATTTTTACAAGTGGTGGAACGGAAGCGGACAATTTAGCCATTATTGGTACAGCTATGGCTAACAGGCACAAAGGAAATCATATCATTACTACCGTTCAGGAACATCATGCCAGTCTGCACGCAGCACAGCACTTGGAAAAACAAGGATTTCGCGTAACGTATTTATCTGTAAATGAGAATGGGATTATCTCCATAGACGAGCTAAAGCATGCGCTGACTGATGAAACGATTGTTGTTTCCGTTATGTTTGTCAACAATGAAACCGGGGTGATTCAGCCGATTGAAGCAATAGCTGAAGTACTCCAGGATCATCAGGCATATTTGCACACGGATGCTGTACAGGCATTCGGTCTTCTTGATATCGATGTAAAACAAGTAGACATCGATTTGATGACTGTTTCTGCTCATAAGCTAAATGGACCAAAAGGAATTGCCTTTTTGTATGTAAAGGATGGGACAGCTTTAAGTACATTGCAGTTTGGTGGTGAACAAGAGCGGAAACGTCGTCCGGGTACGGAAAACGTTCCAGCTACTGTTGGATTTCAAAAGGCTGTTGAACTTATTATGCAGGAAAGGATGGAGCGAAAACAGACGTACCAACGTTATAAAGATTTATTCATGGAACAACTTGCCCGGAATGGGGTGAATTTTACGGTGAATGGGAATGTTGATCAAACGATTGCATCCATCGTCAATATTAGTTTTCCTGGAACGAATGTCGAATCGTTGCTGACAAATTTTGACCTTGATGGGATCGCGGCTTCCAGCGGGAGTGCATGTACGGCGGGATCAGTCGAGCCATCCCATGTTTTAGCGGCCATGTATGGACAGGAAGATGATCGAACCACGAATTCCATCCGGTTTAGCTTCGGATCATTTAATACTGATGAAAATGTGTCAGAAGCTGCAGACAGAGTGGCAAAAATCGTCAAGCGACTAACCAAGTGA
- a CDS encoding IreB family regulatory phosphoprotein has protein sequence MSSIDKTMKFDFSEEPYEQNIKEILLTVHSALKEKGYNPNNQIVGYLLSGDPAYIPRYNDARSLIRKVERDEVIEELVKFYLKEQRKGY, from the coding sequence ATGAGCTCTATTGACAAAACAATGAAATTTGATTTTTCGGAAGAGCCTTATGAACAGAATATCAAAGAGATTTTACTGACTGTTCACAGTGCATTGAAAGAGAAAGGCTATAATCCAAACAATCAGATTGTTGGATATTTATTATCCGGTGACCCTGCATATATACCGAGGTATAATGATGCACGGAGTTTGATTCGTAAGGTGGAACGGGACGAAGTTATAGAAGAACTTGTAAAATTTTACCTCAAGGAGCAGCGGAAAGGGTATTAG
- a CDS encoding tetratricopeptide repeat protein, with product MDKNQQAIERMKEQKYEEAAELFNAIIEENPQDPVGYINFGNLLLHMNDTERAERFFQRALELDEQAATAHYGLGNLYYDKSDYPAAQKHFQQAIDIGLDEADAYFLLGMTFVHQENYKLALPYLMRASELSPDDLEYLFQYGLTLAQSEYISDAKSVFQQVLNSNEEHSDAHYNLGVIALYEEDPAAALEHFQRALDIQPEHVLAANAKKQITDAMNTTDK from the coding sequence ATGGACAAAAATCAGCAAGCAATTGAACGGATGAAAGAGCAGAAATATGAAGAAGCGGCAGAACTTTTTAATGCGATTATCGAGGAAAATCCGCAAGATCCGGTCGGTTATATCAACTTTGGTAATTTGCTTTTGCACATGAACGATACAGAACGTGCGGAACGATTTTTTCAACGTGCATTGGAACTCGATGAACAGGCTGCAACTGCCCATTACGGGCTTGGGAACCTTTATTACGACAAATCGGATTATCCAGCAGCACAAAAGCATTTTCAACAAGCGATTGATATTGGACTCGATGAAGCGGATGCTTATTTTCTGTTGGGGATGACGTTTGTTCATCAGGAAAATTATAAGCTGGCATTACCCTATTTAATGCGGGCGTCTGAATTGAGTCCGGATGATCTGGAGTACTTGTTCCAGTATGGGCTAACACTTGCTCAAAGCGAATATATAAGTGATGCGAAATCGGTTTTTCAACAAGTGCTTAACTCAAATGAAGAACATAGTGATGCCCATTATAATCTCGGGGTCATTGCCTTGTATGAAGAAGACCCCGCCGCTGCACTGGAACATTTTCAACGCGCATTGGACATACAGCCGGAACATGTCCTGGCAGCTAATGCTAAAAAACAGATTACCGATGCAATGAATACTACTGATAAGTGA
- the mnmA gene encoding tRNA 2-thiouridine(34) synthase MnmA, whose translation MKRKEDTRVVVGMSGGVDSSVAALILKEQGYDVVGIFMKNWDDTDENGVCTATEDYDDVVRVCNQLDIPYFAVNFEKQYWDKVFTYFLDEYKAGRTPNPDVMCNKEIKFKAFLEHAMSLGADYLATGHYAQVRNNNGTYEMLRGADDNKDQTYFLNQLTSDVLEKVMFPLGHMPKQEVRAIAKEHDLVTASKKDSTGICFIGERNFKEFLSEYLPAQPGVMKTLDGIEKGRHDGLMYYTIGQRQGLGIGGSGEPWFVVGKNLNENVLYVGQGFHNEKLYSDSLIATDVNWINHITDESFICTAKFRYRQKDSAVTVTQKADGKVHVAFHEAQRAITPGQAVVFYDGDVCLGGGTIDTVLKNDEQLAYVG comes from the coding sequence ATGAAACGCAAAGAAGATACACGTGTCGTTGTAGGTATGAGTGGTGGTGTCGATTCATCCGTAGCTGCATTAATTTTAAAAGAACAGGGTTATGATGTTGTCGGCATTTTTATGAAAAACTGGGATGATACAGATGAAAACGGCGTATGCACCGCAACAGAGGATTATGATGACGTTGTACGGGTGTGCAACCAGCTGGATATCCCATATTTCGCGGTCAATTTCGAAAAACAATACTGGGATAAAGTTTTCACTTACTTTCTTGATGAATATAAAGCCGGAAGAACGCCGAACCCTGACGTCATGTGCAATAAAGAGATTAAATTTAAAGCATTTCTGGAACATGCCATGTCACTTGGGGCGGATTATTTGGCCACGGGACATTATGCGCAAGTGCGCAACAATAATGGAACGTATGAAATGCTGCGCGGAGCTGATGACAATAAGGATCAGACGTATTTCTTGAATCAATTAACTAGTGATGTATTGGAAAAGGTTATGTTTCCACTTGGGCATATGCCAAAACAAGAGGTGCGTGCCATTGCTAAAGAACACGATCTTGTGACTGCCAGCAAAAAAGACAGTACTGGTATTTGTTTCATCGGGGAACGCAATTTCAAAGAATTCTTAAGTGAATATTTACCAGCTCAACCCGGTGTCATGAAAACATTGGACGGAATTGAAAAAGGCAGACATGACGGACTTATGTATTATACAATCGGTCAACGGCAAGGTTTGGGCATCGGCGGATCTGGTGAGCCTTGGTTTGTTGTCGGCAAAAATCTAAACGAGAATGTATTATACGTCGGGCAGGGATTTCATAATGAAAAGCTGTACTCAGACAGCTTAATCGCAACTGATGTTAATTGGATTAATCATATAACTGACGAGTCATTCATCTGTACAGCAAAATTCCGGTATCGGCAGAAGGATAGTGCGGTTACAGTCACACAGAAGGCAGACGGGAAGGTTCATGTCGCTTTCCATGAAGCACAGCGGGCCATTACACCCGGACAAGCTGTCGTTTTCTATGATGGTGATGTATGCCTGGGTGGCGGGACTATTGATACAGTTCTAAAAAATGATGAACAGCTTGCGTATGTTGGATAA
- the cymR gene encoding cysteine metabolism transcriptional regulator CymR produces the protein MKISTKGRYGLTIMLELARKYGEGPLSLKAIAREKNLSEHYLEQLASPLRNSGLVKSVRGAYGGYVLARDPRDIKAGDIIRVLEGPISPVEGIEDEEPAKQALWIRIRDAVKDVLDTTTLEDLRRHENDVYQDAFMFYI, from the coding sequence ATGAAGATTTCGACAAAAGGGCGATACGGGTTGACGATTATGCTTGAACTTGCCAGAAAGTATGGTGAGGGACCGTTATCATTAAAGGCAATAGCACGGGAAAAGAACCTATCCGAGCATTATCTGGAGCAGTTAGCCTCACCACTGCGTAATTCAGGCCTAGTCAAAAGTGTCAGAGGTGCTTATGGTGGCTATGTACTGGCAAGAGACCCACGTGATATAAAAGCTGGCGATATTATTCGAGTTTTAGAAGGACCGATTTCCCCCGTTGAAGGGATAGAAGATGAAGAACCGGCGAAACAGGCGTTATGGATTCGTATCAGAGACGCTGTGAAAGATGTCCTTGACACGACGACCCTTGAGGATTTGCGCCGGCATGAAAATGATGTGTACCAGGACGCGTTTATGTTTTATATTTAG
- a CDS encoding AI-2E family transporter — MFKDSTPLNFLFWVLSGILVFLFFYLLVKLFPMYDAVVSFLWHLLLPFLISALIAYLLYPVVDKMHQYNMPRSLAILLIYLLFFGGGAYLIYRVYPTMINQLSDLQEQLPQLIDMYRGFIHSLYEYTSFLPETVHDNMDELISEFEAYMEDLLADVVRGFSKIIDMIIVITVIPVLVFYFLKDFTTIKKYVKKWIPEKYHKRTSALCRGIDKGLGNYIRGQLIVCLFVSVAAFGVFRVLGIPYGLLLAIIMGLTNIIPYFGPILGAVPAIAITATTSGKLVLIVTISIFIIQVIDGNLLSPYIVGKSIDIHPIAIIFVLLLGGQLFGVPGMILAVPVLAVLKVVVPHILSFRQYN; from the coding sequence ATGTTTAAAGACAGCACACCATTGAATTTTCTTTTTTGGGTGTTATCCGGAATTCTGGTCTTTTTATTTTTTTATTTGTTAGTGAAACTTTTTCCTATGTATGATGCGGTTGTTTCGTTTCTTTGGCATCTACTGCTCCCTTTTCTAATCTCCGCTTTAATTGCATATCTATTGTATCCTGTTGTTGATAAGATGCATCAGTACAATATGCCAAGAAGTCTGGCCATCCTTCTTATTTATCTTCTTTTTTTTGGCGGTGGTGCGTATCTTATTTATCGTGTCTACCCGACTATGATTAACCAGTTAAGCGATTTGCAGGAGCAGTTGCCACAATTGATAGACATGTACCGGGGCTTTATTCACAGCCTTTATGAGTATACATCTTTTTTGCCGGAAACAGTGCACGATAACATGGATGAGCTTATCTCCGAGTTCGAGGCATACATGGAGGATTTACTCGCTGACGTGGTCAGAGGTTTTTCTAAAATAATTGATATGATTATTGTCATCACTGTCATTCCGGTACTTGTTTTCTATTTTCTAAAAGACTTTACTACAATTAAAAAATATGTGAAGAAATGGATTCCTGAAAAATACCACAAGCGGACAAGCGCCCTATGCCGGGGAATAGACAAAGGGCTCGGCAACTATATAAGGGGGCAGCTGATTGTTTGTCTGTTTGTCAGTGTCGCTGCATTTGGTGTTTTCCGTGTACTGGGGATACCTTATGGTTTATTGTTGGCAATCATCATGGGCTTAACAAACATCATCCCTTATTTTGGACCGATTCTTGGTGCGGTACCGGCTATAGCCATTACTGCAACTACTTCCGGTAAACTGGTCCTGATCGTTACTATCAGTATCTTTATCATCCAAGTTATCGATGGTAATTTATTGTCTCCATACATTGTTGGCAAAAGTATTGATATTCATCCGATTGCCATCATTTTCGTATTGCTACTAGGTGGTCAATTATTTGGGGTGCCTGGAATGATTTTGGCTGTTCCGGTTCTGGCAGTGCTGAAAGTAGTTGTTCCTCATATTTTGTCGTTCAGACAATATAATTGA
- a CDS encoding ATP-dependent RecD-like DNA helicase: protein MVPDKPSHNEQGFIKGELLYTIFRNAEEQFTIAKITVHETNEDYQEKEIVVKGYFSSLQESTAYLFYGTFEHHAKFGLQYQVTSYQTFIPDTKDGLISYLSSDLFQGIGKKTAEKIVDHLGDNAITKILNNPDSLNEIPGLKKGKAELLSKTVKENQGFEHIAVYLSKYGIGLKMAQKIYRQYKEEALHVLQDDPYQFVFDIDGFGFQTADQIARQNGLSFTHPNRIGAGCIYVLQKNIQNGHVYLPIETCINQVLDILTETDEPLEKDFVTDRLEDLNREKKLIMRDGNVYLPSLYYAEDGFASHVDRLMSKPVEHDIPLAELMKIIGDIEEQEAISYGKEQFEAIKQALNSRLMAVTGGPGTGKTTVIKGILNAYATVHNIALDPAAYDSNADYPFILAAPTGRAAKRLTESTGLPAVTIHRLLGWDGQTGFDKDEHEPLTGSYLIVDEFSMVDIWLANSLFKAIPDDMQVLLVGDEDQLPSVGPGQVLADLLGSERIPFVSLNDVYRQKEGSKIIELAHLIKQDACEPSDLKNDHDFSFIPCSESQLMDVIITVFNKAKTKGIDVKNIQVLAPMYRSQTGINMINKYLQRLVNPASPSKREVKANDATYRVGDKVLQLVNQPEDGIFNGDIGEVVAIFEANENVDKTEQLVVSYDGKEVVYERKDYINMMHAYCISIHKSQGSEFPIVILPVVLAYRRMLKKNLLYTAITRSKKSLIICGELEAFLRGVRTLDSNQRFTTLKEQLLKLKGHAEQKNMADSSEEDITPYDFM from the coding sequence ATGGTACCGGATAAACCATCTCACAATGAACAAGGTTTTATAAAGGGCGAACTGCTATATACGATTTTTCGCAATGCAGAGGAACAGTTCACAATTGCCAAAATTACTGTCCATGAAACGAATGAAGATTATCAGGAAAAAGAAATTGTAGTTAAAGGCTATTTCTCTAGTTTGCAGGAGTCAACGGCTTACTTGTTTTATGGAACGTTTGAACATCATGCTAAATTTGGATTGCAGTATCAAGTGACTTCCTATCAAACATTTATACCGGATACCAAAGACGGCCTTATTAGCTATCTGTCCAGCGATCTGTTTCAAGGGATCGGCAAAAAAACTGCTGAAAAAATTGTTGACCATTTAGGTGATAACGCCATTACGAAAATATTGAACAATCCGGATTCGTTAAATGAAATACCGGGGCTAAAAAAAGGCAAAGCGGAACTTCTCTCTAAAACTGTCAAGGAAAATCAGGGGTTCGAGCATATTGCTGTCTATTTGTCTAAATACGGCATCGGTTTGAAAATGGCCCAAAAAATATACCGTCAATATAAAGAAGAGGCTCTTCACGTACTTCAGGATGACCCGTATCAATTTGTATTTGACATTGACGGCTTTGGTTTTCAGACTGCCGATCAGATCGCCCGGCAAAATGGGCTGTCATTTACACATCCGAATCGTATCGGTGCTGGATGCATTTATGTGCTGCAAAAAAATATACAGAATGGTCATGTCTATTTGCCAATAGAGACGTGTATAAATCAAGTCCTGGATATCCTTACCGAAACAGATGAGCCACTAGAAAAGGATTTTGTGACAGATCGCCTGGAAGATCTAAACAGGGAAAAAAAGTTGATTATGAGAGACGGCAATGTTTATTTGCCGTCCTTGTATTATGCTGAGGATGGTTTTGCTTCCCATGTTGACCGGCTTATGAGCAAACCTGTTGAGCATGATATTCCACTGGCGGAACTGATGAAAATCATCGGGGATATTGAAGAACAAGAAGCGATTAGCTACGGGAAGGAACAATTTGAAGCCATTAAGCAAGCGTTAAATTCCAGGTTAATGGCTGTGACGGGAGGTCCCGGAACCGGGAAGACAACAGTCATCAAGGGAATTCTCAATGCTTATGCAACGGTACATAATATAGCACTCGATCCGGCAGCCTATGATTCGAATGCTGATTATCCGTTCATTTTGGCCGCACCCACCGGCAGAGCTGCCAAGCGACTAACTGAATCAACCGGGCTTCCGGCAGTTACTATTCATCGGTTGTTAGGATGGGACGGACAGACCGGTTTTGATAAGGATGAACATGAACCATTAACAGGCAGCTACCTGATTGTTGACGAATTCTCTATGGTAGATATCTGGCTTGCCAACAGTCTGTTTAAAGCGATTCCTGACGATATGCAGGTGCTTTTGGTCGGTGATGAGGATCAGCTTCCATCGGTTGGACCTGGCCAAGTGCTAGCGGATTTGCTCGGGAGTGAACGGATTCCGTTTGTAAGCCTTAATGATGTTTATCGCCAAAAAGAAGGATCTAAAATTATTGAATTGGCGCATTTAATTAAGCAGGATGCATGTGAACCAAGTGACTTGAAAAATGATCATGATTTCAGTTTCATTCCTTGCAGTGAATCACAGTTAATGGATGTTATTATTACCGTCTTCAATAAAGCAAAAACAAAAGGCATTGATGTGAAAAACATTCAGGTGCTGGCACCAATGTACCGGTCCCAGACAGGGATCAACATGATTAATAAATATCTGCAGCGTCTGGTTAATCCTGCATCCCCGTCCAAACGGGAAGTGAAAGCAAATGATGCCACATACAGGGTGGGAGATAAAGTACTGCAGCTTGTAAATCAGCCGGAGGACGGCATTTTTAATGGGGACATTGGTGAGGTTGTCGCGATTTTTGAGGCGAATGAAAATGTCGATAAAACCGAACAGCTTGTTGTTTCCTATGATGGAAAAGAAGTCGTCTACGAACGGAAAGATTATATCAATATGATGCATGCTTACTGCATTTCAATCCATAAATCACAAGGCAGCGAATTTCCAATTGTTATTCTGCCAGTAGTACTGGCCTATCGCCGTATGCTTAAGAAAAATCTATTATATACTGCTATTACAAGAAGTAAGAAATCGCTAATTATTTGTGGGGAACTAGAAGCTTTTTTGCGAGGGGTTCGCACACTTGATTCCAATCAACGCTTTACAACACTAAAAGAACAGCTCCTTAAACTTAAAGGCCATGCAGAACAAAAGAATATGGCAGATTCATCGGAGGAAGACATAACGCCGTATGATTTTATGTGA
- the alaS gene encoding alanine--tRNA ligase has translation MERLSSAQVRQMFLDFFKEKGHQVEPSASLVPREDPTLLWINSGVATLKKYFDGRVVPDNPRLVNAQKSIRTNDIENVGFTARHHTFFEMLGNFSIGDYFKQEAIEWAWEFLTSDDWIGFDPALLSVTVHPEDDEAYDIWLNDIELPKERIIRLEENFWDIGEGPSGPNTEIFYDRGASYGNDPNDPELYPGGENERYLEIWNLVFSQFNHNPDDTYSPLPKKNIDTGMGLERVVSVIQDVPTNFETDLFMPLIRETEAISGKKYGESTEDDTAFKVIADHIRTVTFAVSDKALPSNEGRGYVLRRLLRRAVRFAKQLGIDEPFMYRLVPVVGEIMQEFYPEVSNRHETIAQVVKAEEERFHETLNDGLEILNKVIVREKRLGSDIFPGVEVFRLYDTYGFPKELTEEYVKEQGFTIDEQGFTEEMEKQRERARNARQQVDSMQVQDGVLGEVELESTFTGYDQLETDTTVVTIVQGKEFTDIATEGDEVLVFLSETPFYAESGGQVADKGWLYTDDASAYVTDVQKAPLGQHVHKIQVKEGEIRTGDHVKAVVEKAFRTGVVKNHTATHLLHQALKDVLGDHVNQAGSLVTPERLRFDFTHFSSVNKDELERIEQLVNEKIWASIPVSIDNKKLDEAKEIGAMALFGEKYGDIVRVVEISDYSIELCGGCHVRNTAEIGLFKIVSESGIGAGSRRIEAVSSKQAYNFVNEKVGLLESAASLLKTNDENVPARLESLFQELKDLQKTNESLNAKLSNAEASSITEKTETINGLTVLAQKVDVKDMNQLRNMVDELKQKLGSGVILLAAEANAKVQLAAGITTDLTKSGLHAGHLVKQAAERCGGGGGGRPDMAQAGGKNPEKMNDALNAAREYVENNAAN, from the coding sequence ATGGAACGGTTATCATCAGCGCAAGTACGACAAATGTTTCTCGACTTTTTTAAAGAAAAAGGACATCAGGTGGAGCCCAGTGCGTCTCTTGTACCGAGGGAGGATCCGACACTGCTTTGGATTAATAGCGGGGTGGCAACATTAAAAAAATATTTTGATGGCCGGGTGGTTCCGGATAATCCACGTCTTGTCAATGCCCAAAAATCAATCAGAACAAATGATATTGAAAATGTCGGGTTCACCGCAAGACACCATACTTTTTTTGAAATGCTTGGAAATTTCTCTATTGGTGATTATTTCAAGCAAGAGGCGATTGAATGGGCATGGGAGTTTCTGACAAGCGATGACTGGATTGGGTTTGACCCGGCGTTGTTGTCAGTAACCGTCCATCCGGAAGATGATGAAGCTTATGATATTTGGCTTAATGATATCGAACTCCCAAAAGAACGAATTATTCGCCTGGAGGAAAACTTCTGGGACATAGGTGAAGGCCCAAGCGGACCGAATACGGAAATATTTTACGACCGTGGTGCCAGTTATGGTAACGACCCGAATGACCCTGAACTTTATCCTGGTGGTGAAAATGAACGGTATCTCGAAATCTGGAATTTGGTGTTTTCCCAGTTCAATCACAATCCTGATGATACCTATTCACCGCTGCCGAAGAAAAATATTGATACCGGCATGGGCCTTGAACGAGTGGTTTCTGTCATTCAAGATGTACCGACCAATTTCGAGACGGATTTATTCATGCCGCTCATTCGGGAAACCGAAGCGATATCCGGGAAAAAATACGGGGAGTCGACGGAAGATGACACAGCATTTAAAGTAATTGCTGACCATATCCGGACAGTCACCTTTGCTGTCAGTGACAAGGCATTACCATCCAATGAGGGAAGGGGTTACGTTTTACGGCGGCTTTTGCGACGTGCTGTCCGCTTTGCTAAACAGCTCGGAATCGATGAACCATTCATGTACAGGCTGGTACCCGTAGTTGGTGAAATCATGCAAGAATTCTATCCTGAGGTCAGCAACAGGCACGAAACGATTGCCCAGGTAGTCAAAGCTGAAGAAGAGCGTTTTCATGAAACACTGAATGATGGACTCGAGATTCTTAATAAGGTGATCGTCAGAGAAAAACGTCTAGGTAGTGATATTTTTCCAGGTGTTGAAGTGTTTCGGCTGTATGATACGTATGGTTTTCCAAAAGAACTTACCGAGGAATATGTGAAAGAACAGGGATTTACGATTGATGAACAGGGTTTCACCGAAGAGATGGAAAAACAGCGTGAACGAGCCAGGAACGCTCGGCAGCAAGTGGACTCTATGCAGGTACAAGATGGTGTACTTGGTGAAGTAGAATTGGAAAGCACCTTTACCGGGTATGATCAACTGGAGACTGACACGACAGTTGTGACGATCGTGCAAGGGAAGGAATTCACCGATATCGCCACAGAAGGTGATGAAGTGCTTGTCTTTTTAAGCGAGACGCCATTTTATGCGGAAAGCGGTGGACAAGTAGCCGACAAAGGCTGGCTGTATACGGATGATGCTTCTGCATACGTTACAGATGTTCAGAAAGCGCCACTTGGACAACATGTTCACAAAATACAAGTTAAGGAAGGCGAAATTCGGACAGGTGATCATGTGAAAGCAGTGGTTGAGAAGGCTTTCCGTACCGGGGTAGTAAAAAATCATACAGCCACCCATTTATTACACCAGGCATTGAAAGATGTTCTTGGTGACCATGTAAATCAGGCTGGTTCACTTGTGACACCGGAGAGGCTTCGGTTTGACTTCACTCATTTCAGTTCGGTAAATAAGGATGAGTTAGAACGTATTGAACAGCTCGTCAACGAAAAAATTTGGGCCTCCATCCCTGTGTCTATTGATAATAAAAAACTGGATGAGGCAAAAGAAATAGGCGCAATGGCACTTTTTGGAGAGAAATACGGTGACATTGTCAGGGTTGTCGAAATCAGTGATTACAGTATTGAATTGTGTGGCGGTTGCCATGTCCGGAATACTGCTGAGATTGGTCTGTTTAAAATTGTTTCCGAATCAGGAATCGGCGCTGGTTCTCGGAGAATTGAAGCAGTTTCCAGCAAGCAGGCGTACAACTTTGTTAATGAAAAAGTAGGATTACTTGAATCTGCGGCAAGTCTCTTGAAAACAAACGATGAAAATGTTCCGGCCCGCTTGGAAAGCTTGTTCCAGGAACTGAAGGATTTACAAAAAACAAATGAATCTTTAAATGCGAAATTGTCAAATGCGGAGGCATCGTCCATAACGGAAAAAACAGAGACAATAAATGGTCTTACCGTACTTGCGCAAAAGGTTGATGTAAAGGATATGAACCAGCTTCGTAACATGGTCGATGAATTAAAGCAAAAATTGGGTTCAGGTGTTATCTTATTGGCAGCAGAGGCGAATGCTAAAGTCCAGCTGGCTGCCGGCATAACCACGGATTTAACGAAAAGTGGTCTGCATGCAGGCCATTTGGTAAAACAGGCTGCCGAACGCTGTGGCGGCGGCGGGGGTGGCCGCCCGGACATGGCACAGGCCGGTGGTAAGAATCCTGAAAAAATGAATGACGCACTAAATGCTGCAAGGGAATATGTCGAGAACAATGCCGCAAATTAG